From the genome of Malus domestica chromosome 04, GDT2T_hap1, one region includes:
- the LOC114824304 gene encoding uncharacterized protein, with the protein MGGQDLRPTVSSLKRPRFPDADSDSDAAVTVLGDTVKRQRTHDSDDGLLAVEDSIRELDDLLHHEGSSSSTTEAYDCWEDDLLGSLIDEFEVLPDSAVAASAADEAAVVPRLTTHLRHHDHEIEEGPRTTDERELDDEEDLITEFFNHIGGEDDEDPNQDHVHQATEPDHTTLLIIIIPFPPSQIIILPVVVGNIRRPRASVLHFLLICLLSIIII; encoded by the coding sequence ATGGGGGGTCAAGATTTGAGGCCCACTGTCTCTTCTCTCAAGCGTCCTCGTTTCCCTGATGCCGATTCCGATTCCGATGCTGCCGTTACGGTTTTGGGTGATACGGTCAAGAGGCAGAGGACTCATGATTCGGATGATGGTCTTTTGGCAGTGGAGGACTCGATTAGGGAGCTTGATGATCTACTTCATCACGAGGGGTCCTCAAGCAGCACCACCGAAGCATATGATTGCTGGGAGGATGATCTGTTAGGATCCTTAATTGACGAGTTTGAGGTTCTGCCTGATTCTGCTGTTGCGGCCTCTGCTGCAGACGAGGCTGCTGTTGTGCCTCGGCTAACTACTCATCTCCGTCATCATGATCACGAGATTGAGGAGGGGCCAAGAACCACGGATGAAAGAGAGTTGGATGATGAGGAGGACTTGATCACTGAATTCTTTAATCATATTGGAGGAGAAGATGATGAAGACCCAAATCAAGATCATGTACATCAAGCTACTGAACCTGATCACACTACTCtgctcatcatcatcatcccgTTCCCTCCTTCTCAAATCATTATTTTGCCAGTTGTGGTTGGAAACATTCGAAGGCCACGGGCCTCggttctccattttctcttgatTTGCTTGCtctccatcatcatcatctag